The following are from one region of the Segatella oris genome:
- a CDS encoding bifunctional dihydroorotate dehydrogenase B NAD binding subunit/NADPH-dependent glutamate synthase, giving the protein MNKIISKRQFSEKVFCFDIEAPLIAQSRRAGNFVIVRVDKNSERMPLTIADADKVRGTIKLVVQKVGLSSTKLCNLNEGDDVADVVGPLGNPTHIENFGTVICAGGGVGVAPMLPIIRALKEAGNRVLSVLAGRNKDLIILEDEVRASSDQTIIMTDDGSYGEKGVVTVGIEKLIQQEHIDKAFAIGPPIMMKFCCLLTQKYNIPTDVSLNTIMVDGTGMCGACRLTIGGKTKFVCIDGPEFDGALVDWDEMFKRMGTFKAVEKEEMEHYQEHLCLPEIEPSTQSASPIPLPKHTPLPQQEPLKAKDRVKIPRVRMPELDPAYRATTRLEEVNQGLTAEMAMREAQRCLDCKHPSCVEGCPVNINIPGFIKQIEKGEFIEAARILKQTSALPAVCGRVCPQEKQCESRCIHHKMNSQPVAIGYLERFAADYERESGQTVLPEMVASNGIKVAVVGSGPSGLSFAGDMAKNGFDVYVFEALHEIGGVLKYGIPEFRLPNRIVEAEIDNLRKMGVHFQTDIIIGKTISIAELKAKGFQGIFVGSGAGLPNFMDIPGENALNIMSSNEYLTRVNLMDAANPHTDTPINLGKKVLVVGGGNTAMDSCRTAKRLGADVTLVYRRSEAEMPARIEEVKHAKEEGIQFLTLHNPKEYLTDDNGAVKAAILDVMQLGEPDQSGRRRPETTGQTITIACDQVIVAVGVSPNPLVPQSMEGLALGRKNTIAVNEQMQSNLPEIYAGGDIVRGGATVILAMGDGRRAAENMAKQLTKS; this is encoded by the coding sequence ATGAACAAAATCATTTCAAAAAGACAGTTTTCCGAGAAGGTGTTCTGTTTCGACATTGAAGCACCACTGATAGCCCAGAGCCGACGCGCAGGAAACTTTGTTATTGTCAGAGTAGACAAGAACAGTGAGCGTATGCCTTTAACCATTGCTGACGCTGATAAAGTGCGGGGAACTATCAAACTTGTTGTACAGAAAGTTGGACTTTCATCTACCAAACTTTGCAACCTCAATGAAGGTGATGATGTGGCCGATGTGGTAGGACCATTAGGAAATCCCACACATATTGAGAATTTCGGTACAGTCATCTGTGCAGGAGGTGGTGTTGGCGTGGCCCCCATGCTTCCTATTATCCGTGCATTGAAGGAGGCAGGCAACCGTGTTCTATCTGTTTTGGCAGGTCGTAATAAAGACTTGATTATACTCGAAGACGAAGTAAGGGCTTCAAGTGACCAAACGATAATCATGACCGATGATGGAAGTTATGGTGAGAAAGGTGTTGTTACTGTGGGTATCGAGAAACTGATACAACAGGAACATATTGATAAAGCATTTGCCATCGGTCCACCCATCATGATGAAGTTCTGCTGTCTTCTCACTCAGAAATACAATATCCCAACCGATGTTTCACTGAATACCATCATGGTTGACGGTACAGGTATGTGTGGCGCTTGCCGTCTGACAATTGGAGGAAAGACAAAATTTGTCTGTATAGATGGGCCTGAATTTGACGGTGCATTGGTCGACTGGGATGAGATGTTCAAGCGCATGGGCACTTTCAAAGCCGTGGAAAAGGAAGAAATGGAGCATTATCAAGAACATCTCTGCCTACCTGAGATAGAGCCTTCTACCCAATCAGCATCTCCTATCCCTCTCCCCAAGCACACTCCTCTGCCCCAGCAGGAACCTCTCAAAGCTAAGGACCGGGTGAAAATTCCACGTGTCCGTATGCCCGAACTCGACCCAGCTTATCGTGCAACAACACGATTAGAAGAGGTCAATCAAGGTTTGACTGCAGAAATGGCTATGCGCGAAGCCCAACGATGTCTCGACTGTAAGCACCCAAGCTGTGTGGAAGGCTGCCCCGTAAACATAAACATACCAGGCTTTATCAAGCAGATTGAAAAGGGCGAATTTATTGAGGCAGCCCGCATTCTCAAGCAAACTTCTGCCCTTCCAGCTGTTTGTGGTCGAGTATGTCCACAGGAAAAGCAGTGTGAAAGTCGATGCATACACCACAAAATGAATAGCCAACCTGTTGCCATTGGATATTTGGAACGCTTTGCCGCAGACTACGAACGCGAGAGTGGACAAACTGTTTTGCCGGAAATGGTAGCCTCAAACGGCATCAAAGTGGCTGTAGTTGGCTCGGGCCCATCAGGACTTAGCTTTGCCGGTGACATGGCAAAGAATGGTTTTGACGTTTATGTGTTCGAGGCTCTGCACGAGATTGGCGGCGTATTGAAATATGGCATCCCCGAATTCCGTCTGCCCAACCGCATCGTAGAGGCAGAGATTGACAATCTTCGCAAGATGGGTGTACACTTCCAAACAGATATTATCATAGGTAAAACTATCAGTATAGCCGAACTGAAAGCCAAAGGTTTCCAAGGAATCTTTGTTGGTTCAGGGGCTGGATTGCCTAATTTCATGGACATTCCTGGCGAGAACGCGCTGAATATCATGTCGAGCAATGAATATCTGACTCGTGTAAACCTCATGGATGCAGCCAATCCTCATACCGACACTCCTATCAACTTAGGCAAGAAAGTCCTCGTTGTGGGTGGCGGAAATACAGCCATGGACTCCTGCCGTACAGCTAAACGATTAGGCGCTGATGTCACTTTGGTCTACCGGCGCAGTGAAGCTGAGATGCCAGCCCGCATTGAAGAGGTGAAACATGCCAAGGAGGAAGGCATTCAATTCCTTACACTTCACAATCCGAAAGAATATCTGACAGATGACAATGGAGCCGTAAAAGCAGCCATTCTTGATGTCATGCAACTCGGAGAACCCGATCAAAGTGGACGCAGAAGGCCAGAAACAACAGGGCAAACAATCACGATAGCATGTGACCAAGTGATAGTAGCAGTGGGCGTTTCGCCTAATCCTTTAGTACCGCAAAGTATGGAAGGGCTGGCGCTCGGTCGTAAGAATACGATTGCTGTCAACGAACAGATGCAGTCTAACCTGCCCGAAATCTATGCGGGTGGTGACATTGTTCGTGGTGGAGCCACGGTTATTTTAGCCATGGGTGATGGCCGACGTGCAGCTGAAAACATGGCCAAACAACTGACAAAGAGCTAA